One Fusobacterium ulcerans DNA segment encodes these proteins:
- the mtaB gene encoding tRNA (N(6)-L-threonylcarbamoyladenosine(37)-C(2))-methylthiotransferase MtaB, with the protein MSFNKRVAFYTLGCKVNQYETESIKNQLLKKEYTETAFEEEADIYIVNSCTVTSVADRKTRNMLRRAKKINPEGIVIVTGCYAQTNSKELLEMEEIDYVIGNSDKNAIVNFIEDIENRTMEKVKNHNIFLDNEYTEYEFATLREMSRAYVKIQDGCNNFCSYCKIPFARGKSRSRKKYNIIKEIEKLVEEGFKEVILIGINLGAYGEDLDEGENFESLLKSILEINKLERVRIGSVYPDKISDEFMDMFKNKKLMPHLHISLQSCDDDVLKRMRRKYGSSLIEDRLLKLKEKVEDMEYTADVIVGFPGETEEMFQKSYDLIEKIGFSGIHIFQYSDRENTLASSFTDKIDAKIKKERADRLEALKMKMAEKEREKYIGKHLNVLLEERENGYLYGYSENYLRVKVKDNEIKLNSIINVKINSLEKEMLIADE; encoded by the coding sequence ATGAGTTTCAATAAAAGAGTTGCTTTTTATACTTTAGGATGTAAAGTAAATCAGTATGAGACTGAAAGTATAAAGAACCAGTTATTAAAAAAAGAGTATACAGAAACAGCTTTTGAAGAGGAAGCTGATATTTATATAGTTAATTCATGTACTGTTACCAGCGTAGCAGACAGAAAAACAAGAAATATGCTGAGAAGAGCAAAAAAAATAAATCCAGAAGGAATAGTAATAGTTACTGGATGTTATGCTCAAACTAACAGCAAAGAACTTCTGGAGATGGAAGAAATAGATTATGTCATTGGAAACAGTGATAAAAATGCCATAGTTAATTTTATAGAAGATATAGAAAACAGGACTATGGAAAAAGTGAAAAATCACAATATATTTTTAGATAATGAATATACAGAATATGAGTTTGCAACATTGAGAGAGATGTCTAGAGCCTATGTTAAAATTCAAGATGGGTGTAATAATTTCTGTTCTTATTGCAAAATACCTTTTGCAAGAGGAAAAAGCAGGTCAAGGAAGAAATATAATATAATCAAAGAAATAGAAAAATTAGTAGAAGAAGGATTCAAAGAGGTTATTCTTATAGGGATAAATTTAGGAGCTTATGGAGAAGATCTTGATGAAGGAGAAAATTTTGAATCACTTTTAAAATCAATATTAGAAATAAATAAATTGGAAAGAGTAAGAATAGGATCAGTTTATCCTGATAAAATTTCTGATGAATTTATGGATATGTTTAAGAATAAAAAACTTATGCCTCATCTTCATATTTCTTTGCAGTCGTGTGATGATGATGTATTAAAAAGAATGAGAAGAAAATATGGAAGTTCTCTTATTGAAGATAGACTTCTGAAATTAAAAGAAAAAGTAGAGGATATGGAATATACAGCTGATGTAATAGTAGGATTTCCAGGAGAAACTGAAGAAATGTTTCAAAAGTCATATGATCTTATAGAAAAAATAGGGTTTTCAGGAATTCATATATTTCAGTATTCTGATAGAGAAAATACTCTTGCAAGCAGTTTTACAGATAAAATAGATGCCAAAATAAAAAAAGAGAGAGCTGATAGATTAGAAGCTCTTAAAATGAAAATGGCTGAAAAAGAAAGAGAAAAATACATAGGAAAACATTTAAATGTTCTCTTGGAAGAAAGAGAAAATGGATACTTATATGGTTATAGTGAAAACTACCTTAGAGTAAAAGTTAAAGATAACGAAATAAAGCTCAACAGTATTATTAATGTGAAAATAAATTCTTTAGAAAAGGAGATGTTGATAGCTGATGAATAA
- a CDS encoding HD domain-containing protein produces MQEKNKKALEFIENLLESEMVKDLELFDDQGVKVSTHTYDVLKISIDELKRDYKNFSEAKQRVDFFAMTVGIIIHDLSKGSIRKTEEKFSHSQMMLKKPEYITKEADRVLKEVEEIIGAELNDAIRKNIIHIVLSHHGKWGKIQPNSKEAHIVHRADMYSAKYHRINPIGADKILELMAQGAQLEEIAEKLNCTQGVVKDRLKRAKQELNLKNTKQLINYYKKNKKIPIGDNFFIQRVRETEKLKRMVDRKGFKNIMLESPLLPYFDDNVIFKKNEDK; encoded by the coding sequence ATGCAGGAAAAAAATAAGAAAGCATTGGAATTCATAGAAAATCTTTTAGAATCAGAAATGGTAAAAGATTTGGAACTTTTTGATGACCAGGGTGTGAAAGTATCAACTCATACCTATGACGTCTTAAAAATATCTATCGATGAACTCAAAAGAGACTATAAAAATTTTTCTGAAGCAAAACAGAGAGTAGATTTTTTTGCAATGACAGTGGGAATAATAATCCATGATCTCAGCAAAGGAAGTATCAGAAAAACTGAGGAAAAATTTTCACATTCACAGATGATGCTTAAAAAACCTGAGTATATAACAAAGGAAGCAGACAGAGTATTAAAAGAGGTAGAAGAGATTATTGGAGCAGAGCTTAATGATGCTATAAGAAAAAATATAATTCATATAGTATTATCTCACCATGGGAAGTGGGGAAAAATACAGCCAAACAGTAAAGAAGCTCATATAGTTCACAGAGCAGATATGTATTCTGCGAAGTATCATAGAATAAATCCTATAGGTGCTGATAAAATACTTGAACTTATGGCTCAGGGAGCTCAGCTTGAAGAGATAGCTGAGAAATTGAATTGTACTCAGGGAGTTGTAAAAGATAGATTAAAGAGAGCTAAACAGGAGCTCAATCTAAAAAATACAAAACAGCTTATAAATTATTATAAGAAAAATAAAAAAATTCCAATTGGAGATAATTTCTTTATCCAAAGGGTAAGAGAAACAGAAAAATTAAAAAGAATGGTAGATAGAAAAGGGTTCAAAAATATAATGCTTGAAAGTCCTCTTCTTCCATATTTTGATGACAATGTTATTTTCAAAAAAAATGAAGATAAATAG
- a CDS encoding RsmE family RNA methyltransferase, with protein MISVIITGENISGSRITVNEKSDINHLKNVFRIKLDEEIRAVDGEKEYFCKVVSIDKKEIILEIEQIFEDRYSHKVKIDAALGILKNDKMDLAIQKLTEIGINKIIPLSVKRGVAKITEKKDKWDLIVREALKQCQAVKATEIDEVKKLEEIEFEKYDLVIVPYECEEEYTLKNLLRNREKLPERVLYIIGSEGGFAPEEIEFLKSKKADIVTLGRRILRAETASIVVGGILINEFQ; from the coding sequence GTGATAAGTGTTATAATAACAGGTGAGAATATTAGCGGAAGCAGGATTACAGTTAATGAAAAAAGCGATATAAATCATTTGAAAAATGTTTTCAGAATAAAACTAGATGAAGAAATAAGAGCTGTAGATGGCGAAAAAGAGTATTTCTGTAAAGTTGTTTCTATAGATAAAAAAGAGATAATTCTAGAAATAGAACAGATATTTGAAGACAGATATTCTCATAAAGTAAAAATAGATGCCGCATTAGGAATATTAAAAAATGATAAAATGGATCTTGCTATTCAAAAACTCACAGAAATCGGAATTAATAAAATAATACCTCTATCTGTAAAGAGAGGTGTTGCTAAAATAACAGAAAAGAAAGATAAGTGGGATCTTATAGTAAGAGAAGCTTTAAAACAATGCCAGGCAGTTAAAGCTACTGAGATAGATGAAGTGAAAAAACTTGAAGAGATAGAGTTTGAAAAATATGATCTTGTGATTGTTCCTTATGAATGCGAAGAGGAATATACACTTAAAAATTTATTGAGAAACAGAGAAAAACTTCCAGAGAGAGTTCTATATATAATTGGATCAGAAGGGGGATTTGCCCCAGAAGAAATAGAATTTTTGAAAAGTAAAAAAGCAGATATAGTTACTTTAGGAAGAAGGATACTAAGAGCAGAAACAGCCTCTATTGTAGTAGGAGGAATATTAATAAATGAGTTTCAATAA
- a CDS encoding LytR C-terminal domain-containing protein, with amino-acid sequence MNKGIGKLKLIIFVVGIIIALAVFLVINMNDGNRDLDKNSRYLIIGKSNLIAVYEDKLAVKIPYEINISKDETVEDLVKDKNKEEIMATINKILPEKVDNYKVIKFGDIKLNVKNAKNIPETNIGDKRYILTSSLYSMFDTLYTDTNRANEVNENIIVDILNANGRAGYARKTGEVLKKNLSMKYNAANYETFLEESYVIMNDISKEKTQEVLMQLDEKYFKIKDVPSIPTLANVVVVLGKEQNVDFTVEVVGNTGTADEMGKELKKLGYKNIKNVKNDSKVESSVIEYNSEDYFIAYKIAQKLDIKDMIEKDSLKNKIMIFAK; translated from the coding sequence ATGAATAAAGGAATAGGGAAATTAAAACTAATAATATTTGTAGTAGGAATAATAATAGCGTTAGCAGTTTTTTTAGTTATAAATATGAATGATGGAAATAGAGATTTAGATAAAAACAGCAGATATCTTATAATTGGAAAAAGCAACCTTATAGCTGTATATGAGGATAAGCTTGCTGTAAAAATACCTTATGAAATAAACATCAGTAAAGATGAGACTGTGGAAGATCTTGTAAAAGATAAAAATAAAGAAGAGATAATGGCAACAATAAATAAAATTCTTCCTGAAAAGGTTGATAACTATAAAGTAATAAAATTTGGAGATATAAAACTTAATGTAAAAAATGCTAAAAATATCCCTGAAACAAATATAGGGGATAAAAGATATATCCTTACATCAAGTTTATATTCAATGTTTGATACTTTATACACAGACACTAACAGAGCTAATGAAGTAAATGAAAATATAATAGTAGATATATTAAATGCTAATGGAAGAGCAGGTTATGCAAGAAAAACTGGAGAAGTTTTAAAGAAAAATCTTTCAATGAAATATAATGCTGCAAACTATGAGACATTCCTTGAAGAAAGTTATGTAATAATGAATGATATTTCTAAAGAAAAAACACAGGAAGTCTTAATGCAGTTAGATGAAAAATATTTTAAAATTAAAGATGTTCCATCTATCCCGACTCTTGCTAACGTAGTAGTTGTTTTAGGAAAAGAGCAAAACGTAGATTTTACTGTAGAAGTAGTTGGAAATACTGGTACAGCAGATGAAATGGGAAAAGAACTAAAAAAATTGGGATATAAAAATATTAAAAATGTAAAAAATGATTCAAAAGTTGAAAGTTCAGTAATAGAATATAATTCCGAAGATTACTTTATAGCATATAAAATAGCTCAAAAGCTTGATATAAAAGATATGATAGAAAAAGATAGTCTAAAGAACAAAATAATGATATTTGCTAAATAG
- the dxs gene encoding 1-deoxy-D-xylulose-5-phosphate synthase, which produces MENLKDASVGEIEKRAEEIRKMLIETVSKNGGHLGPNLGVVELTLCLHKVFDFSKDKLLFDVGHQSYVHKILTGREERFSTLRQRNGIGPFMDPKESSYDPFISGHAGTALSAAAGIALADPSKKVIVVIGDASISNGHSLEALNNIGAKLKNLIIILNDNEMSIGKNVGSLSRFFGKLMVSEKYMSFRDDVKAIINKIRIVNRVSDTLERMEFSVKNFFLPLSILESLGLKFLGVIDGHNIEELTDTFNKVKDMEGPIFIHIKTQKGKGYSFAEKDQEKFHGISPFDMKTGSIPCKTKTYSSILGEEMVKLGEEDEDIYAISAGMVKGTGLGEFFEKFPKRGVDVGIAEGHAVTFAGGLASMGKKPYVAIYSTFMQRGFSQLIHDISIQKLPVRFIIDRAGIVGEDGKTHNGLYDISMFTSIPNYTVIAPTTCDELVEALEISKDFNDGPMMIRIPREISFLLENDEKFQIGKWKEIKKGKKYLFIATGSMLKEILSIDEQLKSKGIDGTIVSAASIKPFDEKYLLDNLDKYDNIFVMEEAYEKNSFGSSILDFINEMGKKKLINKIAIENGIVPHGKRGELLEEFGLKGENLIKRIEEKIDAGKK; this is translated from the coding sequence ATGGAAAATTTGAAAGATGCAAGTGTAGGTGAAATTGAAAAAAGAGCTGAAGAGATAAGAAAAATGTTAATAGAGACCGTAAGCAAAAACGGGGGGCATCTTGGTCCGAATCTAGGAGTAGTAGAACTTACTCTATGTCTACATAAAGTTTTTGATTTTTCCAAAGACAAATTGCTTTTTGATGTAGGACACCAGTCATATGTACATAAAATATTGACAGGGAGAGAGGAAAGATTTTCTACATTGAGGCAGAGAAATGGTATTGGACCATTTATGGATCCTAAAGAAAGTTCTTATGACCCATTTATATCCGGACATGCAGGAACAGCTCTTTCAGCAGCAGCAGGGATAGCATTAGCTGATCCCAGCAAAAAAGTAATAGTAGTTATTGGAGATGCTTCTATCTCTAATGGACATTCTCTGGAGGCTTTGAACAACATTGGCGCTAAACTTAAAAACCTTATCATAATATTAAATGATAATGAGATGTCTATTGGAAAAAATGTGGGATCTCTTTCTAGGTTTTTTGGAAAATTAATGGTAAGTGAAAAATATATGAGTTTTAGAGACGATGTAAAAGCCATTATAAATAAGATAAGAATAGTAAACAGAGTATCTGATACACTTGAAAGAATGGAATTTTCTGTAAAAAATTTCTTTCTTCCATTGAGTATTCTTGAAAGCCTTGGATTAAAGTTTTTGGGAGTCATAGATGGACACAATATAGAAGAATTGACTGATACATTTAATAAAGTAAAAGATATGGAAGGACCAATCTTTATACATATAAAAACTCAAAAAGGAAAAGGTTATTCGTTTGCTGAAAAAGATCAGGAAAAGTTTCATGGAATATCACCTTTTGATATGAAAACAGGTTCTATCCCTTGCAAAACAAAAACTTACTCAAGCATACTAGGGGAAGAAATGGTGAAGCTTGGAGAAGAGGATGAAGATATTTATGCCATTTCAGCTGGAATGGTAAAAGGAACAGGACTTGGGGAATTTTTTGAAAAATTTCCTAAAAGAGGTGTAGATGTAGGAATTGCTGAAGGACATGCTGTAACTTTTGCAGGGGGGCTTGCTTCTATGGGGAAAAAACCATATGTAGCAATTTATTCTACTTTTATGCAGAGAGGATTCAGCCAGCTTATTCACGATATCTCCATTCAAAAACTACCAGTTCGATTCATAATAGATAGGGCAGGTATTGTAGGAGAAGACGGAAAAACTCATAATGGACTTTATGATATTTCTATGTTTACTTCTATACCTAATTATACAGTCATTGCTCCTACTACTTGTGATGAACTTGTAGAGGCTCTGGAAATATCAAAAGATTTTAATGATGGACCTATGATGATAAGAATACCTAGAGAGATATCTTTTTTGTTGGAAAATGATGAAAAGTTTCAGATAGGTAAATGGAAAGAGATAAAAAAAGGGAAAAAATATCTTTTTATAGCAACAGGAAGTATGCTGAAAGAGATTTTAAGTATAGATGAGCAGTTAAAATCAAAAGGAATTGATGGAACAATAGTAAGCGCGGCTTCAATAAAACCTTTTGATGAAAAATACTTATTGGACAATCTGGATAAATATGATAATATTTTTGTTATGGAAGAAGCTTACGAAAAAAATTCATTTGGAAGCAGCATACTAGATTTTATTAATGAAATGGGGAAGAAAAAACTGATAAATAAAATAGCAATAGAAAATGGAATCGTGCCACATGGAAAGCGGGGAGAACTTTTGGAAGAGTTCGGTTTAAAAGGAGAAAATTTAATTAAAAGAATTGAGGAAAAAATAGATGCAGGAAAAAAATAA
- the mrdA gene encoding penicillin-binding protein 2, with amino-acid sequence MKNGKIQIKLGSDNSKRDVIFKVFILLVFLGLGSRMMYLQLVRGDRYAYLSEKNRFKLKKIESPRGKIYDRDGRLVVTNGAGYRLVYLKERDNDPEIVREISEVTGYDEDYIKKRIRNGEIFPYTRENVLIESLDEETAHKLMEKIVDYPYLQVQTYSKRRYLYDSVASHSIGYVKKISEKEYEKLKDEGYSPRDIVGKDGIERAYDKQLQGEDGYEYIEVNAFNKVQRRVAEEKDPVPGKDLYMTLDMELQEYMEEQFKEDGRVGAFIAMDPKTGGIITMVSYPTYSLNMFSSQILNEDWQKIITDPGRPLTNKAIAGEYPPGSVFKVVSAMAFLDSGIDPKEKYLDKTGYYEIGKWRWRAWKVGGHGYVDMKKSIVESANPYYYRLSDQVGHKPIVDTARLFGINEKTGIDIPGEKRGLLPDTEWKKKVMGSGWYKGDTILLSIGQGYLTVTPLQIAVLYATIANKGYVYSPHLVKELVDFSGKNVTPITGEKHEITKFPKKYYDELNEALIATVAQDNGTTKILRTPGMKVAAKSGSAQNPHSKTTHAWVAGYFPADNPEIVFSVILEGAGGGGAMGGAMARKFIDKYLEIKDRDNAINGNPTNNGEKIN; translated from the coding sequence ATGAAAAATGGAAAAATTCAAATAAAATTAGGGTCAGATAATAGCAAAAGAGATGTGATATTTAAAGTTTTTATTTTGCTTGTATTTTTAGGACTTGGTTCAAGAATGATGTATCTTCAGCTTGTAAGAGGGGATAGATATGCATATCTTTCTGAAAAGAATAGATTTAAATTAAAGAAAATAGAATCTCCAAGAGGAAAAATATATGATAGAGATGGGAGATTAGTAGTAACAAATGGTGCTGGATATAGGCTTGTATATTTAAAAGAGAGGGACAATGATCCTGAAATAGTCAGAGAGATCAGTGAAGTAACTGGATACGATGAAGACTATATAAAGAAAAGAATAAGAAATGGAGAAATATTTCCTTATACCAGAGAGAATGTATTAATAGAAAGTCTTGATGAAGAAACAGCACATAAATTAATGGAAAAGATAGTTGATTATCCATATCTTCAAGTACAGACTTATTCTAAAAGAAGATATCTTTATGATTCAGTAGCTTCTCACAGTATAGGCTATGTAAAAAAAATATCAGAAAAAGAGTATGAGAAATTGAAAGATGAGGGATACTCACCAAGAGATATAGTTGGTAAAGATGGAATAGAAAGAGCTTATGATAAACAGCTTCAAGGTGAAGATGGATATGAATATATAGAAGTAAATGCTTTTAACAAAGTGCAAAGAAGAGTTGCAGAAGAAAAAGATCCAGTGCCTGGAAAAGATCTATATATGACATTGGATATGGAACTTCAAGAATATATGGAAGAGCAATTTAAAGAAGATGGGAGAGTAGGAGCTTTTATAGCTATGGACCCTAAGACTGGGGGAATAATTACTATGGTAAGTTATCCTACATACTCTTTAAATATGTTTAGTTCTCAAATCTTAAATGAGGACTGGCAAAAAATAATAACTGATCCGGGAAGGCCGCTGACTAATAAAGCAATAGCAGGGGAGTATCCTCCAGGATCGGTATTTAAAGTAGTGTCAGCAATGGCATTTCTTGACAGCGGAATTGACCCTAAAGAAAAATATCTAGATAAAACTGGGTATTATGAAATAGGTAAATGGAGATGGAGAGCTTGGAAAGTTGGGGGACACGGATATGTTGATATGAAAAAATCTATTGTTGAGTCAGCCAACCCTTACTACTATAGACTATCTGATCAAGTAGGTCATAAGCCGATAGTAGATACAGCTCGTTTATTTGGAATTAATGAAAAAACAGGAATAGATATTCCTGGAGAAAAAAGAGGACTGCTTCCAGATACTGAATGGAAAAAGAAAGTAATGGGAAGCGGATGGTACAAGGGAGACACAATACTTTTATCAATTGGGCAGGGGTATCTTACAGTAACTCCTCTACAGATAGCTGTTCTTTATGCTACAATTGCAAATAAAGGATATGTGTATTCTCCTCATTTAGTAAAAGAGTTAGTGGATTTTAGCGGAAAGAATGTAACTCCAATAACAGGAGAAAAACATGAAATAACAAAATTTCCTAAAAAATATTATGATGAATTAAATGAAGCTTTGATAGCAACAGTTGCACAGGATAATGGGACAACAAAAATACTTAGAACTCCTGGGATGAAAGTTGCAGCAAAAAGCGGTTCGGCACAGAACCCTCATTCTAAAACTACACATGCATGGGTAGCAGGCTATTTCCCTGCTGACAATCCTGAGATAGTCTTTTCAGTTATACTGGAAGGAGCTGGAGGAGGAGGAGCTATGGGTGGGGCTATGGCTAGAAAATTCATAGATAAATATTTAGAGATAAAAGATAGGGATAATGCTATAAATGGAAATCCAACTAATAATGGAGAGAAAATTAATTAG
- the yhbY gene encoding ribosome assembly RNA-binding protein YhbY, producing the protein MALTSKQRAFLKKKAHELDPLVRIGKDGITDSLIQSILEAIDSRELLKVKILQNCEKEKNEVLEELSKCSEFEVVGIIGRTIILFRENKDKPTISLELKSIR; encoded by the coding sequence ATGGCATTAACAAGCAAACAAAGAGCATTTTTAAAGAAGAAGGCTCATGAATTGGATCCTCTAGTAAGAATTGGAAAAGATGGAATAACTGACAGCCTTATTCAAAGTATATTGGAGGCTATAGACTCTAGAGAATTATTGAAAGTAAAAATACTTCAAAATTGTGAAAAAGAAAAAAATGAAGTATTGGAAGAGCTTTCAAAATGCAGTGAATTTGAAGTTGTAGGAATAATTGGAAGAACTATTATATTATTTAGAGAGAATAAAGATAAGCCAACTATTTCATTGGAATTAAAAAGCATTAGATAG
- a CDS encoding divergent PAP2 family protein, producing MSPGIIFNNRVLDVVFIAWFIAQFYKVLTPIFKKRKFDITRLWDTGGMPSSHSSTVSCLTTCIAIRYGIRSDIFAITIIFSGIVMYDSAGIRRAAGKQAGIINSLVEKIPLFIGRDQYNKHFSKEKEAKLKELLGHTPVEVVVGCALGIIVGLIFKAYLQG from the coding sequence ATGAGTCCCGGAATAATTTTTAATAATCGAGTATTAGATGTAGTATTTATAGCATGGTTTATAGCTCAATTTTATAAAGTACTGACACCTATATTTAAAAAAAGAAAATTTGATATAACAAGGCTGTGGGATACTGGAGGAATGCCAAGTTCTCACAGTTCTACAGTATCTTGTCTGACTACATGCATAGCAATACGTTATGGTATAAGAAGTGATATTTTTGCAATAACTATTATTTTTTCTGGAATAGTTATGTACGACTCTGCTGGAATAAGAAGAGCAGCTGGAAAACAGGCAGGGATAATAAACTCTCTTGTAGAAAAAATACCATTATTTATTGGAAGAGATCAATATAATAAACATTTTAGTAAGGAAAAAGAAGCAAAATTAAAGGAACTCCTGGGACATACACCTGTTGAGGTAGTAGTGGGATGTGCTCTTGGAATAATAGTTGGATTGATATTTAAAGCATATCTACAAGGGTAA
- a CDS encoding ribonuclease J, which produces MIRRNKDTEKEYSKKKKTETSGIKEVKDIKEKLKAIKAGIKELKEDKEESKAEVKAEKTIEVKETKGTKEEKMYVIPLGGLEEVGKNMTVIQYRDEIIIIDSGVTFPDDNLLGIDLVIPDFSFIENNKDKVKGLFITHGHEDHIGSIPYLYQKIDKSVPMFGGKLTLALAKSKFDNPGFSKELPKMKEVKGRSKVKVGKYFTVEFIKVTHSITDAYSLAISSPAGVVFHTGDFKIDLTPVDSEGVDFARLSQIGEQGVDLMLSDSTNSEVEGFTPSERSVGEAFKQEFSKAKGRIIVAAFASHVHRLQQIINTAEEYGRRIAIDGRSLVKVFEIASNLGYLRIPEGMMVALSEVDGLKDNKVVILCTGTQGEPMAALSRIAKNMHKHIKIKEGDTVIISATPIPGNEKAVSNNINNLLKYDAEVVFKKIAGIHVSGHGSKDEQKLMLNLIKPRYFMPVHGEHKMLKAHKDTAIETGVPKNNVIIAQNGSKVEVTKSAVKIKGKVNAGSTLVDGLGVGDIGNIVLKDRQQLSQDGVVVIVFTTSKETGKIIAGPDIVTRGFVYSKESDDIIKEAIEAIKAKLSNIEGHSTKDWNTFKNTTRDIASKYFYNKTKRNPVVLPIIMEI; this is translated from the coding sequence ATGATAAGAAGAAACAAAGATACAGAAAAAGAATATTCAAAAAAGAAAAAAACAGAAACTAGTGGAATAAAGGAAGTAAAAGATATAAAAGAAAAATTAAAAGCGATAAAAGCTGGAATAAAAGAATTAAAAGAAGATAAAGAAGAAAGTAAAGCTGAAGTTAAAGCAGAAAAAACTATTGAAGTAAAAGAGACAAAAGGAACTAAAGAAGAGAAAATGTATGTTATTCCTCTAGGTGGTCTTGAAGAAGTAGGAAAAAATATGACAGTCATCCAATATAGAGATGAAATAATAATAATAGATTCAGGGGTAACTTTCCCAGATGATAATTTGTTGGGAATAGATTTGGTAATACCTGACTTTTCATTTATAGAGAATAATAAAGATAAAGTAAAAGGTCTTTTTATAACTCATGGACATGAAGATCATATAGGATCAATTCCATATCTTTATCAAAAAATAGATAAAAGCGTTCCAATGTTTGGAGGGAAGCTTACATTAGCTCTAGCTAAATCAAAATTCGATAACCCAGGATTTTCAAAAGAACTTCCAAAAATGAAAGAAGTAAAAGGAAGAAGTAAAGTAAAAGTAGGAAAATACTTTACAGTTGAATTTATAAAGGTAACTCACTCTATAACTGATGCTTACTCATTAGCAATATCATCACCAGCAGGAGTAGTATTTCATACAGGAGACTTTAAAATAGATCTTACTCCTGTGGACAGTGAAGGAGTAGACTTTGCAAGACTTTCTCAAATAGGAGAGCAGGGAGTAGACTTAATGCTTTCTGACTCAACAAACTCAGAAGTAGAAGGATTTACACCATCAGAAAGAAGTGTAGGAGAAGCATTTAAGCAGGAATTCTCAAAAGCTAAAGGAAGAATAATTGTGGCAGCTTTTGCATCACATGTTCATAGATTGCAGCAGATAATAAATACAGCAGAAGAGTATGGAAGAAGGATAGCTATTGATGGAAGAAGTTTGGTAAAAGTATTTGAAATAGCTTCTAATCTTGGATATCTTAGAATTCCAGAAGGAATGATGGTAGCATTATCAGAAGTAGATGGCTTGAAAGATAATAAAGTAGTTATCTTATGTACAGGAACACAGGGAGAGCCAATGGCTGCTCTATCTAGAATAGCTAAAAATATGCATAAGCATATAAAAATAAAAGAGGGAGATACAGTAATAATTTCTGCAACTCCAATACCAGGAAATGAGAAAGCTGTTTCTAATAATATAAATAATCTTCTGAAATATGATGCTGAAGTTGTATTTAAGAAAATAGCTGGAATACACGTTTCAGGACATGGAAGCAAAGATGAGCAGAAACTTATGCTTAATCTTATAAAACCAAGATATTTTATGCCGGTACATGGAGAGCATAAAATGCTGAAAGCTCATAAAGATACAGCAATAGAAACAGGAGTGCCAAAAAATAATGTTATAATTGCTCAAAATGGAAGTAAAGTAGAAGTAACAAAATCAGCAGTAAAAATTAAAGGAAAAGTAAACGCTGGTTCTACACTTGTAGACGGATTAGGTGTAGGGGATATAGGAAATATAGTTTTAAAAGACAGACAGCAATTATCACAAGATGGAGTAGTAGTAATAGTTTTTACAACTAGCAAAGAAACTGGTAAAATAATAGCAGGTCCTGATATTGTAACAAGAGGATTTGTATATTCTAAAGAATCTGATGATATAATAAAAGAAGCTATTGAAGCAATAAAAGCTAAATTAAGCAACATAGAAGGTCATTCAACAAAAGACTGGAATACATTCAAAAACACTACTAGAGATATAGCATCAAAATATTTTTATAATAAAACAAAAAGAAATCCGGTAGTACTACCGATAATCATGGAAATATAA